A single genomic interval of Gossypium raimondii isolate GPD5lz chromosome 11, ASM2569854v1, whole genome shotgun sequence harbors:
- the LOC105761217 gene encoding (+)-delta-cadinene synthase isozyme XC14, whose product MSSSKLPSSTHGSISNQKRPTAKFHPCVWGDIFLPSPTTNVDAKTKLQHEELKEEVRRMIKVVMDDELLYKLRLIDTIKRLGVSYHFEREIEEVLLNIYEHDYKDDQTLETTSLQFRLLRENGLGVPCEWFHKFKDDDGNFNMSLTSDVKGLLELYEASHLRVHGEDILEEALGFTTTHLGLAKASGTIEYPLSALVSHALYQSIRRGLPRLEAKRFISIYQGDASQNKTLLKFAELDFNLLQILHREELSKISRWKNGLDLATKLPFARDRLVEGYVWILGVYFEPQYSFAREILAKTLVMASIMDDTYDSYGTLEELQLLKNAIQRWDVDYIDQLPEYMKSFYKPLLDFYGEVEEAMIKQEKLYHVKYAKDTFKQLSEAYFVEAKWYNENYVPTMEEYMRNAVVTAGYIMLIVTSFVGMGDFVAPEIFNWASNNPKIIDASSIIARLVNDVTSHKFEQERGHCASAVECYMREHAVSEEEACSELMKQVENAWKDLNQELIFSEISKVVPGPVLTRILNLTRVLDFIYKNGDGYTHVEKNTKDGITSLLIDPISASY is encoded by the exons ATGTCTTCATCAAAGCTTCCTTCTTCAACTCATGGATCCATCTCCAACCAGAAGCGTCCCACAGCCAAGTTTCATCCTTGCGTTTGGGGGGATATTTTCCTTCCATCTCCAACAACG AACGTTGATGCTAAAACTAAACTACAACATGAAGAACTGAAAGAAGAAGTAAGGAGGATGATTAAGGTAGTGATGGATGATGAGTTGCTCTACAAATTGCGTTTAATTGATACAATCAAACGGTTGGGTGTGAGTTACCATTTTGAAAGAGAGATAGAGGAAGTATTGCTCAATATTTATGAGCATGACTATAAGGATGACCAAACTCTCGAGACTACCTCTCTTCAATTTCGATTGCTTAGAGAGAACGGATTGGGTGTTCCTTGTG AATGGTTCCACAAGTTCAAAGATGATGATGGAAACTTTAACATGTCCTTAACAAGTGATGTGAAAGGCTTACTCGAATTATATGAAGCTTCACATTTACGTGTGCATGGGGAAGATATACTTGAAGAAGCGCTTGGTTTCACTACCACTCATCTAGGTTTAGCCAAAGCTTCTGGCACTATCGAATATCCCCTTTCAGCCTTAGTCTCCCATGCTCTATACCAATCCATCCGCAGGGGCTTGCCAAGGTTGGAAGCTAAGCGATTCATTTCCATTTACCAAGGCGATGCTTCACAAAACAAAACGCTGTTGAAGTTTGCAGAGTTGGATTTCAACTTGTTACAAATTTTACACAGGGAAGAGCTAAGCAAGATCTCAAG GTGGAAGAATGGTTTAGACTTAGCTACAAAACTACCTTTTGCTCGAGATAGATTGGTAGAAGGTTACGTTTGGATATTAGGAGTGTATTTTGAGCCACAATACTCTTTTGCTAGGGAGATATTAGCAAAAACATTGGTCATGGCATCAATAATGGATGACACATATGACTCATATGGCACACTTGAAGAACTTCAACTCCTCAAGAATGCAATTCAGAG GTGGGAtgttgattatatagatcaactCCCAGAATACATGAAGTCGTTTTACAAGCCATTGTTAGATTTTTATGGAGAAGTGGAAGAGGCAATGATTAAGCAAGAAAAATTATATCATGTCAAATATGCGAAAGATACA TTTAAACAACTGTCAGAAGCTTATTTTGTGGAGGCGAAATGGTATAATGAAAACTATGTTCCAACAATGGAGGAGTATATGAGAAACGCAGTTGTAACTGCTGGTTATATCATGTTAATCGTCACATCTTTTGTTGGAATGGGAGATTTTGTGGCAcctgaaatttttaattgggcatCTAACAATCCTAAAATCATTGATGCTTCTTCCATTATTGCTCGTCTAGTGAATGATGTTACTTCACACAAG tttgagCAAGAGAGAGGGCACTGTGCATCGGCTGTTGAATGCTACATGAGAGAACATGCAGTTTCAGAAGAAGAAGCATGTAGTGAATTGATGAAGCAAGTGGAGAATGCTTGGAAAGATTTAAACCAGGAATTGATATTTAGTGAGATATCCAAAGTTGTTCCAGGGCCAGTTCTTACTCGAATTCTCAATCTTACAAGGGTCCTCGATTTCATTTACAAGAATGGAGATGGGTACACACATGTtgagaaaaatacaaaagatgGGATAACTTCTCTGCTCATTGATCCAATTTCAGCCTCTTATTAA